Within Metabacillus sp. KUDC1714, the genomic segment AGTAGTCCATTTACAACATCGTGAGCTCCATGAATGATATTTAGTACACCATCTGGTAATCCAGCTTCTTTAAATAAATCTGCCAATCGATTCGCTAATAATGGTGTTCTTTCAGAAGGCTTTAAAACAAATGTATTACCCATCGCAATTGCCAATGGGAACATCCAGCAAGGAACCATCATCGGGAAGTTAAATGGTGTTATTCCACCAATTACTCCAACAGGATAACGATACATACCAGATTCAATATTTGTAGCAATGTCTGGTAGCTGTTTTCCCATCATTAATGACGGGGCCCCAGCAGCAAATTCTACACACTCAATTCCCCTTAGGACCTCTCCATGAGCTTCCTTAAAGCTTTTTCCGTTTTCTAATGTAATTAATCTAGCGAGATCATCCCAGTTATCTACTAATAATTGTTGATATTTAAATAGAATACGTGCACGTTTTGGAACAGGTGTTTTACTCCACAATTTGAATGCTTCCTTCGCCGCCTTAACACCGGCATCTACATCTTCTTTTGTAGAGATTGGTACTTGTGCTAATTCCTCACCAGTAGCAGGATTAGATACAATTTGATAATCATCTGTTTTAGCGTCAATCCATTCACCATTAATATAATTCTTTAAAACTTGCGTAGTTGTTGTTGTCATAAAAATTCCCCTCTCTTATCATGCTCCATAAAAAAATATTTTTTAGAATATTGAATATAAAATAACCGCTAAAACCAATACAATTGTTGGTAGTACTACACTTAGCATAAAAATTGGTCCATACGAGCGTTTATGCGTTTCCCCGCATATAGCTCTTATCGTTGTCACAACATATCCATTATGTGGTAGTGAGTCAAGTCCTCCAGATGCCAACGCAGAAATTCGGTGCATTGCACCTGGATCAAGTCCTTGTGCTAAATATATCGGCGACAATATTGGCAATGCAATTCCTAATCCACCAGAAGCTGATCCTGTTATTCCACAAATAAGAGTTACTGCGATCGCTAATCCCATTAATGGTGGTCCAGGTATATTAACTAAAGTATCAACGACAGTATCAAACGCGGTAACTTGTGCGGCAACACTTCCAAACCCAACTACAGCACACGTATTCCCTACTGCAACCAAAGCATCTTGGGCACCTTTGGCAAGTGCACCCCAGAACTCTTGTAAAAAGTTAAACATTAATACACAGGCCATAAGAATTCCGGTAGCTAACGAAATTAATGCAGCTCCTGTTGAAGATGTAAAGTTAGAAATCGTATTAAGCATTGCAATTACGGTAACTAATGGTAACACCGCAAATATAATATTTGGATATTTTTTATCTATAGATCCCGTTTCTGGCCTTTGTGCCTCAAATTCTATACTTGCTGCCATTTCATCTGCTGTTTTTGACGATGTATCATTTGGCAGGGAGAAAACCTCTCCATTTTGAACAGCCTTTTTAACCATTCTCCCTAACCACCATCCACCAACAACCATAATAAGTAGCGCCATGATTACACCAATAACGCCACCCGCAGTCGGTTTTGTCCCAAAGAACTCAGTAGGAATCAAATTTTGGATCTCAGGAGAACCAGGAGCTGTCATCGTAAAGGATATTGATCCGAATACTAAAGCAACTGGAATAAATCGATGTGGCAAATTTGCTACTTTAAATAAAGAAACCGCAATTGGGTATACGGCAAAGCCAACTACAAATAAACTAACTCCTCCGTACGTCATAATTGCTGCAGCTGCAACCACTGCAAACACCGCTCGTGAAGGTCCGAGAGTATTCTTTACCCAATTTGCAATGCTATCTGCTGCCCGAGTTGCCTGCATGATTTTACCAAAAATGGCTCCTAATAAGAAAATTAAAAACCACGATGCAAAATAGGATGTGAATCCTGTCATATAATGCTCAGTCAAGGCAGTTTCTAGGTTCAAACCACCTGTAAGCGCAACCAATATTGCGCTAAATATAGCAGCAATTATGATATTAATACCCCTCATTGTTAAATAGATTAGTAGTATGAGTGAAGCTATCAATCCTAGCATTCCAATCATTTAATTTCCCCCTGTCCCCTGAACTACATTTACATAACCTTTTCTTCACTTGTGAATTGGTAATCAAAGCAATTATGATAGAGTTCTTCCAATTCTACTTGAGTTGGAACTCTAGGGTTATTAGCTGGACTTCCGCTATCTAAGGCATCTACTGCCATCTTACCAACAACACTCTCAAATGCTCCACGTTCAATTCCCCAACCTTTAAGGTTTGGAATATTTAATTGCAAACAAAGATTTTTAACTGAAGTAACGGCTATTTCTGCTGCCTCTTCATTTGTTAGATTGATACTGTTAGGCTTAAATATACGCCCTAGATCAGCTAATCGGTTAATGCAAGCTTCTTTACTAAATTCTAAAACTGCAGGTAAAAGCATTGCATTTGAATATCCATGTGGGACATGAAATAATGCACCGATAGGTCTGGACATACCATGGACAAGGCATACCGAGGCATTTGTAAACGCCATACCCGCTTGTAGTGACCCTAAACTCATTGCCTCACGAGCATCAAGATCTTCCCCATTATTGTAAGCGGTTAAAATATTTTCTACTAATAACTTCATAGCAGATAACGCAATTGTGTCTGTCATTGGATGAGCACGTTTCGAAAGGTACGCCTCAATCGCATGGCTCAGAGCATCTACTCCTGTAGCTGCTGTAATATGCTGTGGAGATGTAATGGTCAATAATGGATCTACAATCGCTACATCTGGCATAAATGCAGGCTGCTTAATCATCATTTTCACGTCATTTAATGTACTGGTTATTACAGTTACATCTGTTGCTTCTGAACCAGTTCCAGCTGTTGTTGGAATTGCGATATGTGGAATTGGTGTGTTCTCTACAATTTTTTTATTTGCCCTATAATCACCAATATATCCATCATTTGTAGCTAAGACAGCAATTGCTTTCGCAGTATCAATACAGCTCCCTCCACCAATAGAAATCACAACATCACATTTTTTCTTTTTTAATAGCTCTAAAGATTCAGCGACATATTGATCTGTCGGTTCAGAATCAACACCTAAATAAATCTCACTATTCACTCCCTCTTTTTGAAGGTAGCTTTGACATTGACTTACAAGCCCGAGCTGATTCATCACTTTATCACTAACAATGAGTGCCTTTTCCCCTCTAAGTGCACTTTCTGTTCCTACATTTTTAAAAGCTTCCCGCCCGTATAAAATTGTTTGTGGTGTACGAAAAACAGCAAATTTATCCACTTGGCTAATCACTCCTTTTTTCTATATACATATACAAAGCAAGAAGTGTGCCAACTTTATCATCTTGTAAAATTAACATATAACCTACAAAAACTGTAGTAAACACACTACAACTGTAGTTATTTTGTAGTGATATCACTACACTACAATCAAGTAACATTATATTTTTTTAACTTTTGATAAAGCGTTGTTCGATGAATGCCTAATAGTTCAGCAGTTTTTGATTTATTCCCACCAGCAGTTTTCAACGCCTTAATAATCAATTCCTTTTCTCGTTCGTTCTCATACATTTTTGCCTCTTCCATTAATCCCTTACTAATTAAAGGCTTCCTTTCTTCAATTACACCCTTTTCAAACCCTCTCATAGATTCAGACAAATGCATTAACTCAATAATAGGTCCATCTACTAGAGTAACAAGACTCTCGATTGAGTTCAGCATTTCACGAATATTACCTCTCCATTCATATTGCATAAATGCCGAAATAGCTTCCTGTGTGAAGGATTTTGTTTTTATCCTGTATTTATCACAAATTTCTTTTATATAATATGAAAGAAGGATCGGTATATCTTGCCTCCGTTCGCGAAGAGCGGGGATATGTAAGTGAATAATGTTAAGTCGATAGAACAAATCCTCACGAAATTCTCCTTTGTCTACCATCTCCTTGAGGTTCCGGTTCGTGGCTGTAATAATTCTTACATTTATTTGATATTTTTTAATACCTCCAACGCGTTCCGCTTCTCTCTCTTGTAAAACACGTAAAAGTTTTGTTTGCATCATTAACGGCATCTCACCTATTTCATCTAAAAAAATCGTCCCATTATCAGCCAATTCAAATTTCCCTGGTTTTCCACCCTTCTTTGCCCCGGAAAAGGCACCTTCTTCATATCCAAATAACTCTGATTCAAATAAATGCTCAGGGATCGCTCCACAATTCACACTTATAAACGGCCCTGTTGCAAACGGACTTAAATGGTGTATGCTTTTGGCAAACATTTCTTTCCCTGTACCACTTTCTCCTGTAATTAAGACCGTTGCTGCCGTCCTTGCAGCCCTTCTTGCTAACCTTTTAACTGTTGTCATCGCATCACTTACACCAATTATTTGATCAAGTGTCATACGACTATCTTGTTCTTTATTTAAGGTAAATGGCCTTTCTTCAGTTTGATCTTTAATATGATTCTCCTGTAAGCGTTCATAAATTTTATATATCTCTGTAACTCCTTCAAAAATGAGCATCCCTATTGCACCAACAACTTTTCCATCTTTAATAATAGGAATGCGATGAACAACCATATCTTGTCCTTGTATGTTTTGGACAACACCTCGTTCAGGAATGGCTGTTTTTACTGTTAAATGAAGATTGGTATTATCGATGACTTCCGTAACATGCCGACCAATTGCATCATCTCTTCTTATTCCTGTAAAACGACTATAAGCCTCGTTAAATTCTTGTAAAATACCATTCTCGTCAACAACTGCAATTCCTTCATATGCACTCTCTAAGATAACATTCAGTACCTCTGCACTATTTTGCTTTTGTTGCAGCCTATAAATATACTTTGAAAAACCATCTAGAATATCTCTCTTTGTCAAAATGCCAATGAGCATTCCAGAGGTATCGATGACAGGTAATTGGTTATATGGCATTGAAAAAACACTAAAAATTGAGTCAAATTGATTAATAACAGCATAATTTCGCTTTAATATACTACTTTCAACTAATTCATTCTCTTGTCCATTTACAAAATAATAAAGCGCCTGTCTCAATGTTACGATACCAATGAATTGAAGATCTTCAGTAACAATTGGAAGACCGTCTACCCTATTCTCTATCATCATCTCCGCTGCTTCCCTTAATGTTTGACCTTCCTTAATACAAAAGGGACTTGGCGTCATCCAGTTTTTTACCTGAAGTAAATTTTCGAGATTCAATTCGTCTCTGCCTTTATGGATTAGATCATGTATAGCCATATACATCCCTCATTTCATAAGTAAATTGTACTGCTTGCACCGTATTGACAGTAACGATAATATTTAAAGCGGTTTCAAAAAGAGAAATATAAGAGGTATCTTTAATTCTACTTTTTATTATTATAGCAAAACTTCTCAAACAATTGGTAACATAGGCAATGTTCCTATTATTCTAAAAAAATATCATTAATATGCCAAAATACCTAATCAATCTAAAAAATTCAGTAATTTAAACGAAATAATTATTTTTTGACAACATCAACCCATAAAAGTATTATAGTAGAAGAATAAAGGAGGTTGTATGATGTCAGACTTAAATAAACAGAAAATTGTGGCAAGTGTTCCTCAAAAAGGATTTTTTGGACATCCTAAAGGATTATTCACTCTTTTCTTTACTGAGTTTTGGGAGCGTTTCTCATATTATGGAATGAGAGCAATTCTTGTATTTTATATGTACTATGAAGTATCAAAGGGTGGATTAGGTCTAGATGAAAATATGGCTCTTGCCATCATGTCGATCTATGGATCACTAGTGTATATGTCCGGAATAATTGGTGGTTGGCTTGCGGACAGAATATTCGGTACGTCCAAGGCTATATTTTACGGTGGAATATTGATCATGTTTGGCCATATCGTATTGGCAATTCCTGGAAGCGTAACCATGTTTTTTGTCTCTATGGTTCTTATTGTACTTGGTACAGGGCTATTGAAGCCAAACGTTTCAAGTGTTGTAGGTGAGATTTACAGTGAAGAAGACAACCGTCGCGATGCTGGGTTTAGCATATTCTATATGGGGATTAACCTTGGAGGTTTCCTGGCTCCATTAATTGTAGGAGAAGTAGGATTGAAGCATAATTTCCACTTAGGCTTTGCTATTGCTGCTGTTGGTATGTTTTTAGGTTTATTAGTCTTCATTTTTACAAAGAAAAAAAATCTTGGCCTTGCGGGTACTGTTGTAGCAAATCCACTTTCACAAACTGAAAAGAAAAAAGTCTATTCTATTTTTGGACTAGCTACTGTACTTATAGCTATCTTAATTGCTGTTACAATTCCACTAGGCATTTTAACATTTGAAACCTTTATAGCACTTATAGGAATTTTGGGTATTCTTATCCCAACAATCTATTTCTTTGTTATGTACCGTAGTCCTAAAACAACAGCAGTAGAGCGATCTAGGATACTAGCTTATATTCCGCTATTTATTGCTTCTGTTATGTTCTGGGCGATTCAAGAACAAGGCTCAACCATTCTTGCCCATTATGCTGATAAACGTACAGATTTAGAGTTCGCAGGCTTTACAATTTCTCCTGCATGGTTCCAATCATTAAATCCGTTATTTATTATCATTTTAGCGCCAGTATTTGCTTGGCTTTGGGTGAAACTAGGAAATCGCCAGCCCTCTGTTCCTAAGAAGTTCTCATTAGGATTATTATTTGCAGGTTTGTCATTCCTTGTCATCCTGTTGCCAGGATACTTGACGGGTTCAGATTCATTAGTCAACCCATTATGGCTTGTTCTTAGCTATTTCATTGTCGTACTTGGAGAACTATGCTTATCACCAGTAGGACTTTCAGCTACTACAAAATTAGCACCTGCAGCATTCTCAGCTCAGACGATGAGTTTATGGTTCTTATCAAATGCTGCTGCACAGGCCATTAATGCACAAATTGTTAAATTCTATACACCTGAAACAGAAATGGTTTACTTTGGTGTCATTGGAGGAGTAGCAATTCTTCTCAGCATCCTTCTTTTTGCCCTATCACCTAAAATTCAGGGCTTTATGAAAGGTGTACGTTAAATTTTATTGCTTGTTCGTTACGAGCATTCGCTTATATCCTCCGGAATCCTGTGTGAATATCCAGTTACACAAGGTTCCGGGGGGTTTTTTATTTCCATTGATCATGATAACAACAGTTATATAACGTAACTAATACATAACCCGATTGATAAAAGGATTCCAAATACAGTATTTGTCTGGGCAGTTGCCTTCATTGCTAATATCATCTGTGCAGGAGAATGAGCACCTGCCAAAAAGCCCTTTAATGCTTGAACTGGCTTAGGAAAGCTTAGAAAAACAAGTAATAGCCAAGGACTCACAAATTCAACTAGTACTAACCCAGTAACCCAAACATATGAAACTAAAAACATTGCTCCTAGTAAATAAACGGCCTTTTTTCTCCCAATTAAAATAGCTAACGTCCTTCTTCCTCCTTTAATGTCTTCTTCGATATCTCTAATATTATTTGATAAATTAATTGCCCCTACTAAAATTCCGATTGGAATAGATAAAAGGATACTTTGAACATTAAGAGTACCTGTTTGAATATAGAAGGAAATTAAAATAAAGATTGACCCCATACAAAGTCCTGACAAGAGTTCTCCAAATGGAGTATATGCGATAGGCAAAGGACCACCGGTATATAAATAGCCTATTAACATACCTATTCCTCCAATAAGAGCTAACCACCAGCTACTGTTCATACATATATATATACCTAATAATAGAGCAATTCCATATGAACCCAATGCCAGCTTTAAAACCGTTTTCGGCTTCATTCCGTGACGTACGATGGCACCACCAATTCCAACAGAGTCCTCAGTGTCTAATCCACGTTTGAAATCATAATATTCATTAAACAGATTTGTAGCAATTTGGAGCCATAAACAAGATAAGAGCATTGTTACAAAAAGACTTGCATCAAGGTCTATATAAAACATAGCTAAAACTGTACCAATTAATACTGGTACAAATGATGCGGTTAATGTATGAGGACGGGTTAATTGCCACAAAATTTTACCTCTACTTAATGATTCTTTTCGATTACCATTTTTTGTCTCCACATAAAACTTCCTTTCTAAAAAGTCCTTTTCATCTAGTTATAACTAAATATACGTACTATTTAATTACTGGTTTATTCAATTAACTAAAACTTCTCTAGATGTTCATTAATTCATACATAAACATTATACATGATTAATTTCCCAAGCAATGAAAAAGAGCATCTGCAACTACAGATACTCTTTAATAATGTAATCTTTTTTACTGATCTATATCCTATCTTTTCAATGTACCTGCTTTTCAAAAAGGATGTGACGTTCATTCATTTTTGCAATTCTGTACAATAAAAAGACGCATAAAACAATGAGAGTGAAACCAATTAAAAGGATAATCGTTGGATTGAAAAAAAATAACCCGCTTACCTGACTAAGTAATAGACCGATAATTGGCAAGACCGTAGCCCCTCCTATTTGTTGTGCTTCTTGAAAACCCTTTACCCGTGCAGATATAAGAACATTAAGTAATATCGTCAGTGCTGTAAGTGAAGGAACAATCCAACAAACAAACAACAGCCAATCCACCGTCAAAAAGAGAAAACGCTCAAATTGACCATAAGTAAGGATATTAATGAAACATGAGCATAATAGAAAACCTCCAAGCGAAATACTCATCGATGGGATAAAGGCTGCAAGCATTTTACCAATAAACAAATCCTTGATCCCAATTGGAGCAAATAACAAGCTTTCTAATGTCCGTCTCTCTTTTTCTCCGACAAAACTGTTGGCAGCTATCATCATCGAAGTAATAACTGGTACAAGCAGATACATAGACGGAAGCATGTAATTTACGAATAAATAAATCGCCTGTCCCTCTTTAGTCGGAAGACTCCTTATTAACTCCCCATCATCCCCTGGTATTGTCCCTACTAAACTCATCATTTGATCAATCTCGTTTAGAAATGAAAGATTATTAGATTGAAGAAGATAAACAAGAATACCTGGCATTATAACACATAGCATTATTGGTAAAATCAACATTGGAAGTAATATCTGCTTAATTGCAAGGATCGATTTTATATCTTTTTTGCAATGATCCACACCATTCCTTTATTCATTGTTCCTCCTCCTCACTTCAAAGTAAATTGACTCCAAGCTTATATTTTCAATGGTTGTTGAATGTATCCAGGTTTCCTTTAAGATCTCATTTAATAAAGGTGATATCTCATTTTTTGAAGGAAGAGTAAAGATAATTGCAGTTTCATTCACTCGTTCTGCTGGGTACCCAAAATATGCAGTTGAATCCAATTTGAGTCCTGTTTCTACCCTTAACAAAATGTCTGTTAAAAAGTCTTTCTCTAATTGTTGCCTCGTTCCCTGTGCTAGTACAGTTCCCTTCTCCATAAATACATATGAGTGGCAAATATCCTCCAACTGCCGAAGAACATGAGAACAAATTATTATTGTTATTTGCTCCGTTTTATTCAGTTTTGTTAAATACTTCATAACATCCCTTATTCCATCAGGATCAAGGCCGTTTGTTGGTTCGTCCAGAAATAAAAGCTTCGGCTTATGAAGCAATGCTTTCGCTAATGCAAGTCGCTTCTTCATTCCTGTGCTATATGTTCCAACTTTCTTTTTACGATGGGCATAAAGATCAAAGTCTTTAAGCAATTCATTCACTCGTTTTACCGCTTTCCTGACTCCATAAATTTGCGAGAAAAATAATAGATTATCTTCCCCGCTCATTTCGTGATAGAGTCCTGCACCCTCTGTGACAATACCACTCATTTGACGGATTACATTTCCATCATTTAAAGGGTTAAACCCGTTAATTTCCATAGTTCCTTGCTCCGGCTGAATTACACCGTTCAACAGCCTGATCATCGTCGTTTTCCCAGAGCCATTTGGGCCCAGTAGCCCAACAATACTCCCTTTCTTCACCGTGAAACTCATCCCTGATAATACAGCCTGTGAACCAAAATGCTTATGAATATTGTTTACAGTTATCAACTGTTACACCTCCACTTTTCCTCTTATGCTTATATGACGATACGAACCTAACTATCGTTTTTATAAATAGGAAATGTTCGCTGCCTTATTCAGACTAGGATAGAGGAGTCGATACACAATCATTTATAAACCTAATATAAAATACCCCCTACAATTGGATTTATCCTAAAGTAGGGGGTATTTTTTTAGACCATGAATTTTATCCATATTACATCACTATCTTTCGATTTCTAACATTAGTATCATTCAATCCTACTGATCCTTTTTCGATATGGTCTAATCACAAAGAAATAATAAAACAAACTCGGCCATGGAAATTGGATCAATCCCCATATTCCCCAAAACCAGGAGTATGCCCCCTTTTTCTTTGCATCTATAAATAAAAGAATACCCTGAGTAAGAAGGATAGGTGCTACAAGAAAAATCACCACTAATACTTCAGTATCCATTGTCAAAACATGGTCACCTCATTTCGGCGCTTCATTCTTCGTTTTTTTTCAAGCTTAAAAATAATCGGAATTAAGAGCAATGCAAACCCTTGAATCCATATAAAAACTGTCATCATTTTAAAGGCAATTGTTGAATATGAAATTAGAATAAGTAGAGCTGTTACTAAAAATGCTATCATTTCCCGTTTATAAGCTTTTTTCCGTTCAGCTTTAAATGTCTTTATAGAATGCATTAATTGATCAGCTTCAGGAATTTCCGGTTCTTGCATTGCCTCTACCTTTTGCAAATCCCCAACTAAATGGCTGATCCATTCATCTTCATTGTTCTCTTTCATCACCACAACTCCTTTCTTATTCGCTTTAGTCCATTGTGAACACGAGTTTTCACTGTTCCTTCTTTAAGATTGAGCATCTTTGCAATTTCTGGATATGTGAATCCATAGTAATGTCTTAGTAAAATAGGAGTACGAATATCTGGTTCTAGTCTTGCAAACAACTCCAGATAGATCGTCCATTCCTGTCCATTTATCATGACATTCCATTTCATTTTTTGTTTTACGTCATCCCTAACTTTTTCATAACGCCTTTTATCTCTTACTTCCTTTCGTTTTTGATCAATAAATAACCTAGATGCTATGGAAATAAGCCATGTTGAATATTTTGATTCTCCCTTAAAGCTTTGAAGGTGGACATATGCCTTTAGCATTGTTTCTTGAATAAGATCCTCCGCCTGATCAGGGTGAAGGGTTAGTTTAATTAAATATTTATATAAGAACCTATAATTCATCTGAAACAGTTCCGTAAACGCCTCATCGTCCCCACGTTTTGCGTCGTTAACTAGTTTGCTCTCTTCTACCTGATCCAATCGATGACAAGCCCCCTTTCTGTTTGTTCTATCTATTTGACGTTTGGATTCCTTTAATCGTTCATTTTAAATTATTTTTTCATAATAAATTCACATAACCTATGATACATCTA encodes:
- a CDS encoding sigma-54-dependent Fis family transcriptional regulator; translation: MAIHDLIHKGRDELNLENLLQVKNWMTPSPFCIKEGQTLREAAEMMIENRVDGLPIVTEDLQFIGIVTLRQALYYFVNGQENELVESSILKRNYAVINQFDSIFSVFSMPYNQLPVIDTSGMLIGILTKRDILDGFSKYIYRLQQKQNSAEVLNVILESAYEGIAVVDENGILQEFNEAYSRFTGIRRDDAIGRHVTEVIDNTNLHLTVKTAIPERGVVQNIQGQDMVVHRIPIIKDGKVVGAIGMLIFEGVTEIYKIYERLQENHIKDQTEERPFTLNKEQDSRMTLDQIIGVSDAMTTVKRLARRAARTAATVLITGESGTGKEMFAKSIHHLSPFATGPFISVNCGAIPEHLFESELFGYEEGAFSGAKKGGKPGKFELADNGTIFLDEIGEMPLMMQTKLLRVLQEREAERVGGIKKYQINVRIITATNRNLKEMVDKGEFREDLFYRLNIIHLHIPALRERRQDIPILLSYYIKEICDKYRIKTKSFTQEAISAFMQYEWRGNIREMLNSIESLVTLVDGPIIELMHLSESMRGFEKGVIEERKPLISKGLMEEAKMYENEREKELIIKALKTAGGNKSKTAELLGIHRTTLYQKLKKYNVT
- a CDS encoding GntP family permease gives rise to the protein MIGMLGLIASLILLIYLTMRGINIIIAAIFSAILVALTGGLNLETALTEHYMTGFTSYFASWFLIFLLGAIFGKIMQATRAADSIANWVKNTLGPSRAVFAVVAAAAIMTYGGVSLFVVGFAVYPIAVSLFKVANLPHRFIPVALVFGSISFTMTAPGSPEIQNLIPTEFFGTKPTAGGVIGVIMALLIMVVGGWWLGRMVKKAVQNGEVFSLPNDTSSKTADEMAASIEFEAQRPETGSIDKKYPNIIFAVLPLVTVIAMLNTISNFTSSTGAALISLATGILMACVLMFNFLQEFWGALAKGAQDALVAVGNTCAVVGFGSVAAQVTAFDTVVDTLVNIPGPPLMGLAIAVTLICGITGSASGGLGIALPILSPIYLAQGLDPGAMHRISALASGGLDSLPHNGYVVTTIRAICGETHKRSYGPIFMLSVVLPTIVLVLAVILYSIF
- a CDS encoding 1,4-dihydroxy-2-naphthoate polyprenyltransferase, with product METKNGNRKESLSRGKILWQLTRPHTLTASFVPVLIGTVLAMFYIDLDASLFVTMLLSCLWLQIATNLFNEYYDFKRGLDTEDSVGIGGAIVRHGMKPKTVLKLALGSYGIALLLGIYICMNSSWWLALIGGIGMLIGYLYTGGPLPIAYTPFGELLSGLCMGSIFILISFYIQTGTLNVQSILLSIPIGILVGAINLSNNIRDIEEDIKGGRRTLAILIGRKKAVYLLGAMFLVSYVWVTGLVLVEFVSPWLLLVFLSFPKPVQALKGFLAGAHSPAQMILAMKATAQTNTVFGILLSIGLCISYVI
- a CDS encoding transcriptional regulator; its protein translation is MDTEVLVVIFLVAPILLTQGILLFIDAKKKGAYSWFWGIWGLIQFPWPSLFYYFFVIRPYRKRISRIE
- a CDS encoding iron-containing alcohol dehydrogenase → MDKFAVFRTPQTILYGREAFKNVGTESALRGEKALIVSDKVMNQLGLVSQCQSYLQKEGVNSEIYLGVDSEPTDQYVAESLELLKKKKCDVVISIGGGSCIDTAKAIAVLATNDGYIGDYRANKKIVENTPIPHIAIPTTAGTGSEATDVTVITSTLNDVKMMIKQPAFMPDVAIVDPLLTITSPQHITAATGVDALSHAIEAYLSKRAHPMTDTIALSAMKLLVENILTAYNNGEDLDAREAMSLGSLQAGMAFTNASVCLVHGMSRPIGALFHVPHGYSNAMLLPAVLEFSKEACINRLADLGRIFKPNSINLTNEEAAEIAVTSVKNLCLQLNIPNLKGWGIERGAFESVVGKMAVDALDSGSPANNPRVPTQVELEELYHNCFDYQFTSEEKVM
- a CDS encoding peptide MFS transporter codes for the protein MSDLNKQKIVASVPQKGFFGHPKGLFTLFFTEFWERFSYYGMRAILVFYMYYEVSKGGLGLDENMALAIMSIYGSLVYMSGIIGGWLADRIFGTSKAIFYGGILIMFGHIVLAIPGSVTMFFVSMVLIVLGTGLLKPNVSSVVGEIYSEEDNRRDAGFSIFYMGINLGGFLAPLIVGEVGLKHNFHLGFAIAAVGMFLGLLVFIFTKKKNLGLAGTVVANPLSQTEKKKVYSIFGLATVLIAILIAVTIPLGILTFETFIALIGILGILIPTIYFFVMYRSPKTTAVERSRILAYIPLFIASVMFWAIQEQGSTILAHYADKRTDLEFAGFTISPAWFQSLNPLFIIILAPVFAWLWVKLGNRQPSVPKKFSLGLLFAGLSFLVILLPGYLTGSDSLVNPLWLVLSYFIVVLGELCLSPVGLSATTKLAPAAFSAQTMSLWFLSNAAAQAINAQIVKFYTPETEMVYFGVIGGVAILLSILLFALSPKIQGFMKGVR
- a CDS encoding ABC transporter ATP-binding protein — translated: MITVNNIHKHFGSQAVLSGMSFTVKKGSIVGLLGPNGSGKTTMIRLLNGVIQPEQGTMEINGFNPLNDGNVIRQMSGIVTEGAGLYHEMSGEDNLLFFSQIYGVRKAVKRVNELLKDFDLYAHRKKKVGTYSTGMKKRLALAKALLHKPKLLFLDEPTNGLDPDGIRDVMKYLTKLNKTEQITIIICSHVLRQLEDICHSYVFMEKGTVLAQGTRQQLEKDFLTDILLRVETGLKLDSTAYFGYPAERVNETAIIFTLPSKNEISPLLNEILKETWIHSTTIENISLESIYFEVRRRNNE
- the sigY gene encoding RNA polymerase sigma factor SigY, whose amino-acid sequence is MDQVEESKLVNDAKRGDDEAFTELFQMNYRFLYKYLIKLTLHPDQAEDLIQETMLKAYVHLQSFKGESKYSTWLISIASRLFIDQKRKEVRDKRRYEKVRDDVKQKMKWNVMINGQEWTIYLELFARLEPDIRTPILLRHYYGFTYPEIAKMLNLKEGTVKTRVHNGLKRIRKELW
- a CDS encoding YxlC family protein, coding for MKENNEDEWISHLVGDLQKVEAMQEPEIPEADQLMHSIKTFKAERKKAYKREMIAFLVTALLILISYSTIAFKMMTVFIWIQGFALLLIPIIFKLEKKRRMKRRNEVTMF
- a CDS encoding ABC transporter permease, which translates into the protein MDHCKKDIKSILAIKQILLPMLILPIMLCVIMPGILVYLLQSNNLSFLNEIDQMMSLVGTIPGDDGELIRSLPTKEGQAIYLFVNYMLPSMYLLVPVITSMMIAANSFVGEKERRTLESLLFAPIGIKDLFIGKMLAAFIPSMSISLGGFLLCSCFINILTYGQFERFLFLTVDWLLFVCWIVPSLTALTILLNVLISARVKGFQEAQQIGGATVLPIIGLLLSQVSGLFFFNPTIILLIGFTLIVLCVFLLYRIAKMNERHILFEKQVH